One part of the Anaeromyxobacter sp. Fw109-5 genome encodes these proteins:
- a CDS encoding DNA methyltransferase, which translates to MPARSRPARNADFNLFVAEPVYSQPRLPQLSRLEDLSNPADVMQALGAIDWAFTHDETGYLGHDLHPYPAKFIPQIPANLIAALSLPGELVWDPFGGSGTTALEALLLGRQALSTDANPLAGHIARAKCTALGPEQRDVLRALGQRVAALALDRGLEGFLERAWGAAKGFVPDIPNYEQWFTAQATRELAYVRQLASAIADDDARLVSEVALSSIVVAVSNQDSETRYTRRDKGHRPGDVLRLFATALERILVEHEPLERLLGYRRARVATLDLRQLDTSPDAPEPESVDLIVTSPPYANATDYHLYHRFRLFWLGFDPRVLGSAEIGSHLRHQREKRGFDLYADEMLGCLAGIARRLRPGRYCAMVIGGAVFDGKEVDSAARLGEIGTQVGLEWLGAVERKIHATRRSFVPAARRLGAEHIVIFRKPPRSLKVTFELPKYRLWPYEHELRLREVERVVGVAPVSAAEGKLTATLDCYRVDRARRLALTSELTVGAACTGWQTWQARLENGAAARRDPKYVTHGIHDYKGKFYPQLAKTLLNLSVSQPGCRILDPFCGSGTVLLEAQLSGHRAVGFDLNPLAVLISRAKTAVATENALLLDRALRSFLEQLGAPATDTDLEVFPAATREEVLSWFPRPVARRLGKVRRQVEEVPNETAQLLLKVLLSSLIREVSHQEPADLRVRRRKEPLADAPVEMLLRARVVRFRDRCRHFGEQAAAAPNLFPPAHVVSRDSGTEGADLRVGAEAYDAVVTSPPYATALPYIDTDRLSLLSLLDIPSNLRSSLEMQLTGSREIRQRDRAALEAAIDGLDATIGSRTACAIAKKIHRQNSGADVGFRRKNMASLLIRYFTSMWRTLSNLDRAVRPGGAIAIVIGDNVTHTGAGEVTIQSSKAIQEMGDRLGWTLDACVPITVTKEARLNAHHAITRNDILLFRRR; encoded by the coding sequence ATGCCCGCTCGCTCACGCCCAGCCAGGAACGCGGATTTCAACCTGTTCGTCGCCGAACCGGTGTACTCGCAGCCGCGGCTGCCACAGCTCTCGCGCCTCGAGGACCTGTCGAATCCCGCGGACGTGATGCAGGCGCTCGGCGCGATCGATTGGGCGTTCACGCACGACGAGACCGGCTACCTCGGCCACGATCTGCATCCGTATCCCGCGAAGTTCATTCCACAGATCCCGGCCAACCTCATTGCTGCGCTATCGCTTCCCGGTGAGCTCGTGTGGGACCCGTTTGGCGGGAGCGGGACGACAGCGCTAGAGGCGCTTCTGCTGGGACGTCAGGCACTCTCTACCGACGCAAACCCCTTGGCCGGCCACATCGCACGCGCGAAGTGTACCGCGCTTGGACCTGAGCAGCGCGACGTGCTGAGGGCGCTCGGGCAGCGCGTTGCCGCCCTCGCGCTCGACCGCGGCCTCGAAGGCTTCCTTGAGCGTGCATGGGGGGCAGCGAAGGGCTTTGTGCCGGACATCCCGAACTATGAACAGTGGTTCACCGCGCAGGCTACACGCGAACTCGCGTACGTGCGGCAGCTCGCGAGCGCGATCGCGGATGACGACGCTCGGCTGGTGTCTGAGGTCGCTCTGTCCTCGATCGTTGTAGCGGTGTCGAATCAGGATTCCGAAACGCGCTACACGCGGCGTGACAAAGGGCATCGCCCCGGAGACGTCCTGCGGTTGTTCGCGACCGCCCTTGAGCGGATTCTCGTAGAGCACGAGCCCCTCGAGCGACTTCTCGGCTACCGCCGCGCTCGCGTCGCGACTCTCGACCTAAGGCAACTTGACACGTCGCCGGACGCTCCTGAGCCGGAGTCGGTCGACCTCATCGTCACGTCGCCGCCTTACGCGAACGCCACGGACTATCACCTGTACCATCGGTTCAGGCTTTTCTGGCTCGGGTTCGACCCGCGCGTACTGGGATCAGCAGAGATTGGCTCGCATCTTCGCCATCAGCGTGAGAAGCGCGGGTTCGATCTGTACGCCGACGAAATGCTCGGATGTCTCGCCGGGATTGCGCGGCGTCTCCGGCCTGGCAGGTACTGTGCCATGGTAATCGGCGGAGCGGTCTTCGATGGCAAGGAAGTTGATTCGGCCGCCCGGCTCGGTGAGATCGGCACTCAAGTCGGACTGGAGTGGCTTGGAGCAGTCGAGCGGAAGATTCACGCAACTCGCCGCTCCTTCGTTCCGGCCGCCCGCCGGTTGGGCGCCGAGCATATCGTCATTTTCAGGAAGCCGCCGCGCAGCTTGAAGGTGACGTTCGAGTTGCCGAAGTACCGGTTGTGGCCGTACGAGCATGAGCTCAGGCTCCGGGAAGTTGAAAGGGTGGTCGGCGTCGCGCCCGTTTCGGCGGCCGAGGGCAAACTGACGGCGACGTTGGACTGCTACCGCGTTGACCGAGCTCGCCGCCTCGCCCTTACCTCTGAGCTCACGGTCGGGGCTGCGTGCACCGGTTGGCAGACGTGGCAGGCTCGCCTCGAGAACGGGGCAGCGGCGCGGCGAGACCCGAAGTACGTGACCCATGGGATTCACGACTACAAGGGAAAGTTCTACCCGCAGCTCGCGAAGACGCTCCTGAACCTCTCCGTCTCACAGCCGGGTTGCCGAATCCTCGATCCCTTCTGCGGCAGTGGGACGGTGCTCCTCGAGGCCCAGCTCAGCGGCCACCGCGCAGTCGGATTCGACCTAAATCCACTCGCAGTCCTCATCTCGCGCGCCAAAACTGCGGTCGCGACGGAGAACGCACTGCTGCTCGACCGCGCACTGCGGTCGTTCTTGGAGCAGCTCGGAGCGCCCGCGACGGACACGGACCTTGAGGTGTTTCCCGCCGCGACGCGCGAGGAGGTCCTGAGTTGGTTCCCGCGTCCGGTCGCGCGTCGTCTAGGCAAAGTTAGGAGGCAGGTCGAAGAGGTGCCGAACGAGACGGCGCAGCTTCTGCTGAAGGTGTTGCTCAGCAGTCTGATTCGAGAGGTGTCTCACCAGGAGCCGGCCGATCTGCGCGTGAGGCGCCGGAAGGAGCCGCTCGCCGATGCGCCAGTCGAGATGCTCCTGCGCGCCAGGGTGGTCCGCTTTCGCGATCGGTGTCGTCATTTCGGAGAACAGGCGGCAGCGGCCCCAAACCTGTTCCCGCCCGCACACGTCGTGTCGCGGGACTCAGGTACCGAGGGCGCGGACTTGCGGGTCGGCGCCGAGGCGTATGACGCCGTGGTGACGAGTCCCCCCTATGCGACGGCCCTTCCGTATATCGACACAGATCGGCTGAGCTTGCTGTCACTGCTCGATATTCCCAGCAACCTGCGCAGCTCGCTAGAGATGCAGCTAACGGGATCACGCGAGATTCGGCAGCGAGACCGAGCGGCACTCGAGGCGGCCATCGACGGCCTCGATGCGACGATCGGGTCCCGGACGGCATGTGCGATCGCAAAGAAGATCCACCGGCAGAATTCGGGCGCGGATGTCGGGTTCCGTCGAAAGAACATGGCGTCCTTGCTCATCCGGTACTTCACGTCGATGTGGCGGACTCTTTCGAACCTGGACCGTGCCGTGCGCCCGGGGGGAGCCATAGCGATTGTGATCGGTGACAACGTGACGCATACCGGCGCCGGTGAAGTCACAATCCAGAGCTCGAAGGCTATTCAAGAGATGGGAGATCGGCTCGGGTGGACTCTCGATGCGTGCGTGCCGATCACGGTGACGAAGGAGGCACGGTTGAACGCGCACCACGCGATCACAAGGAACGACATTCTGTTGTTCCGGCGGAGGTGA
- a CDS encoding phospholipase D family protein, translating to MPAFEFLSPLDQPFATARAAEWLKNALTSKKYNEFLAAVAFAKEGALKRLLPALDAFRKGGGNAEIVFGIDQQGTSRQALELALTSLDASYVWNHPSPYITFHPKAYLFSGHDAALAIIGSSNLTVGGLETNSEMVASIAFDLPNENAAWTKAQSWWKPLIGHANCAKLTADLIKELDARGLLLDETAPGSHGCPPPKGEKGTATGAPYPFPFTKVVPPSSAPTAGKGKSAAAGSAKPISATAKAYQPSALLIQIIPHENGEIFLSVTAVNQYPAFLGWPFKGKTTPKKKGNKPYPMLQPDPITNWRLFDKSGSVAQALTGWNLNTIYYDKKSEIRITVPPSLAAAIPEYSLLEMRRASQGSGVDFYCDVYPNGSPQYASMIGACTQTLPSGGKPVARKYGWI from the coding sequence ATGCCCGCATTTGAGTTCCTGAGCCCGCTCGATCAGCCGTTCGCGACAGCACGCGCTGCAGAATGGCTGAAGAATGCGCTCACATCGAAGAAGTACAACGAGTTCCTAGCCGCTGTCGCGTTCGCGAAAGAGGGCGCGCTGAAGCGGCTGCTTCCAGCACTCGATGCGTTCAGGAAGGGGGGAGGGAACGCCGAGATCGTCTTCGGTATCGATCAACAGGGCACGTCCCGGCAGGCGCTCGAGCTGGCCTTGACCTCGCTCGACGCATCGTACGTGTGGAATCACCCTAGCCCGTACATCACATTTCACCCCAAGGCATACCTGTTCAGCGGCCATGATGCGGCTCTGGCTATCATCGGGTCCTCTAACCTCACGGTGGGCGGCCTCGAGACGAACAGCGAGATGGTCGCCTCGATTGCCTTCGACTTGCCTAACGAGAACGCCGCGTGGACGAAGGCTCAGTCGTGGTGGAAGCCGCTCATCGGGCACGCAAATTGCGCAAAGCTCACCGCAGACTTGATAAAGGAACTTGATGCGCGAGGTTTGCTACTGGACGAGACTGCTCCTGGCTCGCATGGCTGCCCCCCTCCCAAGGGCGAAAAAGGCACAGCGACAGGCGCCCCCTACCCGTTCCCATTTACGAAGGTAGTTCCGCCCTCGAGCGCGCCGACGGCAGGCAAGGGGAAGTCTGCCGCGGCCGGCAGTGCCAAGCCGATTTCGGCGACCGCCAAGGCGTACCAGCCGTCCGCGCTGCTGATACAGATCATTCCGCACGAAAATGGCGAGATCTTTCTGAGCGTGACCGCCGTTAACCAGTATCCGGCATTCCTCGGGTGGCCATTCAAGGGGAAGACTACACCGAAGAAGAAGGGCAACAAGCCGTACCCGATGCTGCAGCCGGATCCAATCACAAATTGGCGCCTGTTCGATAAGTCAGGATCCGTGGCTCAGGCGCTCACCGGCTGGAATCTGAACACGATTTACTACGACAAGAAATCGGAGATCCGGATAACGGTTCCGCCCTCGCTCGCGGCAGCCATCCCCGAGTACTCGCTGCTTGAGATGCGGCGCGCCTCGCAGGGCTCCGGTGTCGACTTTTACTGTGACGTGTACCCCAATGGATCTCCTCAGTACGCGTCGATGATCGGCGCGTGTACGCAGACGCTGCCAAGTGGAGGCAAGCCGGTCGCTCGGAAGTACGGATGGATTTGA
- a CDS encoding MerR family transcriptional regulator, which yields MSATGFGARAVLSLTGISYRQLDHWARTGLVRSSVRQAAGRGSRRVYSFADLVALRVVRQLREAGVSVQTIRRAVKWLRSHADQPLATLALTAQGKKVFALTDDPAKLIEATGEGQVVLAISVAKVARHLERGVSEISAPRAATIRVRGRGYKAVLTPDLEAGGYTVEVAELPCCITEGDDLAEAKRMAKDAIELWLSVAEPKRARTRSRAG from the coding sequence ATGTCTGCGACCGGCTTCGGCGCCAGGGCGGTCCTGTCCCTCACCGGCATCAGCTACCGTCAGCTCGATCACTGGGCGCGGACCGGGCTCGTCCGATCGTCCGTGCGGCAGGCGGCCGGGCGCGGATCCCGGCGCGTCTACTCGTTCGCGGACCTGGTGGCGCTCCGGGTCGTGCGGCAGCTCCGCGAGGCGGGCGTGAGCGTCCAGACCATCCGGCGCGCCGTGAAGTGGCTGCGCAGCCACGCGGACCAGCCCCTCGCGACGCTCGCGCTGACGGCTCAGGGCAAGAAGGTGTTCGCCTTGACCGACGATCCGGCCAAGCTCATCGAGGCCACCGGCGAGGGGCAGGTCGTGCTCGCCATCAGCGTCGCGAAGGTCGCTCGCCACCTCGAGCGCGGCGTGAGCGAGATCAGCGCGCCGCGCGCGGCGACGATCCGAGTGCGCGGACGCGGGTACAAGGCGGTCCTGACGCCGGACCTCGAGGCCGGCGGCTACACGGTCGAGGTCGCCGAGCTCCCCTGCTGCATCACCGAAGGCGACGACCTCGCCGAGGCGAAGCGGATGGCGAAGGACGCCATCGAGCTCTGGCTGTCGGTGGCCGAGCCGAAGAGGGCGCGGACCCGTTCTCGCGCCGGGTAG
- a CDS encoding helix-turn-helix domain-containing protein: protein MLPEAGRDAGSEKFLTVREVARRLRVSTATVYKLCARGELVHVRVLNVVRIPATALQALATRGHP from the coding sequence TTGCTACCCGAAGCCGGACGCGACGCCGGGTCCGAGAAGTTCCTGACCGTCCGGGAGGTGGCCCGGCGCCTGCGGGTCTCGACGGCGACCGTCTACAAGCTCTGCGCGCGCGGGGAGCTCGTCCACGTGCGCGTGCTGAACGTCGTCCGCATCCCCGCCACGGCCCTCCAGGCGTTGGCGACGCGGGGTCACCCGTGA
- a CDS encoding DNA polymerase beta superfamily protein: MNPFPKLRVAGSNPVSRSNSRGRNSVAWSPRVPAFVFPGITSEAVEIRTEARCYSSPVEHRPKGLAPIDPLSVPLPHGTEVTTRVERLAGERRVPQGVVGRVIAIRDDGFDVLITGIGTLRYARDELVPRRPGQVRFAEQRAADWERLRPCVVLEATVGSRAWGLADEGSDTDLRGAFVLPFPRTAGLVDPPHTLTSADGATRSSPPTSSAASGGMRSANSGS; this comes from the coding sequence GTGAACCCGTTTCCCAAGCTGAGGGTCGCCGGTTCGAACCCGGTTTCCCGCTCCAATTCTCGAGGCCGGAATTCGGTGGCTTGGTCGCCCCGGGTTCCGGCCTTCGTCTTTCCGGGGATCACATCGGAGGCCGTCGAGATCCGCACGGAAGCCCGCTGCTACTCTTCCCCGGTGGAGCATCGTCCGAAGGGCCTCGCGCCGATCGACCCGCTCTCCGTTCCCCTGCCACACGGAACGGAGGTGACGACGCGCGTGGAGCGCCTCGCCGGCGAGCGCCGCGTTCCCCAGGGCGTCGTCGGCCGAGTCATTGCGATACGAGACGACGGCTTCGACGTCCTCATCACCGGGATCGGAACGCTGCGGTACGCGCGGGACGAACTCGTTCCTCGCCGGCCTGGCCAGGTCCGGTTCGCAGAGCAGCGTGCGGCGGACTGGGAGAGGCTCCGGCCCTGCGTCGTCCTCGAAGCCACGGTCGGATCTCGTGCGTGGGGCCTCGCGGACGAGGGGTCGGACACCGACCTTCGTGGCGCGTTCGTGCTGCCGTTCCCGCGGACGGCCGGTCTCGTCGATCCGCCGCACACGCTGACCAGCGCCGACGGCGCGACGCGTTCGTCTCCGCCGACCTCTTCGGCAGCTTCGGGCGGCATGCGGTCAGCCAACTCGGGAAGCTAG
- a CDS encoding DNA polymerase beta superfamily protein has protein sequence MIDRVLDSKQRAAAGRLLDQESAVRRNVVVSLSGAHAYGFPSPDSDLDLKAIHVAPTERLLGLSPPPQSAPDRIELLDGVEVDYSSNEIQPDLVGILQGNGNFIEQVLSRFVLRSSPEHDSVREVVKRSLSRRLHRPYRGFATGQLREWEKDGFRSAKKLLYVLRTTLTGTHALLTREIETDVILLLDAHGFGAARELVEAKRRREKSELASEVAERWKGTVGRTFDLLDSALERSELPEEATLQR, from the coding sequence GTGATCGACAGGGTGCTCGACTCGAAACAGCGCGCGGCCGCCGGGCGGCTCCTCGACCAGGAGTCCGCGGTGCGTCGGAACGTGGTGGTGTCCCTGTCCGGCGCGCACGCGTACGGATTCCCGTCCCCGGACTCCGACCTCGACCTGAAGGCGATCCACGTCGCGCCCACCGAGAGGCTCCTCGGGCTGTCGCCGCCGCCCCAGAGCGCGCCCGACCGGATCGAGCTCCTCGACGGCGTCGAGGTCGACTATTCGTCCAACGAGATCCAGCCCGACCTCGTCGGCATCCTCCAGGGCAACGGAAACTTTATCGAACAAGTCCTGTCGCGATTCGTCCTGCGGTCGTCACCCGAGCACGACTCGGTCCGCGAGGTCGTGAAGAGGAGCCTCTCGCGCCGCCTTCACCGGCCCTACCGCGGCTTCGCGACGGGCCAGCTCCGAGAATGGGAGAAGGACGGATTCCGCTCCGCGAAGAAGCTCCTGTACGTGCTGCGAACGACGCTCACCGGGACACACGCGCTCCTGACGCGCGAGATCGAGACGGACGTCATCCTCCTGCTCGACGCCCACGGGTTTGGAGCAGCCCGCGAGTTGGTGGAAGCGAAGCGTCGCCGCGAGAAGTCGGAGCTGGCTTCCGAAGTCGCCGAGCGCTGGAAGGGAACCGTCGGCCGAACTTTCGACCTGCTCGACTCGGCGCTCGAGCGGTCCGAGCTACCGGAGGAGGCAACGCTGCAGAGGTGA
- a CDS encoding AAA family ATPase has product MATAEQLKALVRSFGEGDQATFLAVAMQVAAYAARQGHGKLAEELRAAIDEVKARGAVVPRRHEPPTPLVQPRGELAGILSVAYPKTRLSEMVLDTSVRRKLDRVLKEHRQSSKLQAHGLAPRHRLLLVGPPGSGKTMTAAALAGEMSLPLFTIQLDGVITKFMGETAAKLRLVFDAIRTTRGVYLFDEFDAIGGRRTASNDVGEIRRVLNSFLLFLEQERSDSLVVAATNHPDLLDRALFRRFDDVVEYGAPEGAAIDRAIRAKLGAFNISGLSWPRVRTAARGLSYAEIAKACEDALKETVLADGRNVSTQSLVEAFRERRRTRRK; this is encoded by the coding sequence GTGGCGACAGCTGAACAGCTTAAGGCGCTCGTGCGGAGCTTTGGCGAAGGCGATCAGGCGACCTTCCTTGCGGTCGCCATGCAGGTCGCTGCCTACGCCGCGCGCCAGGGCCACGGCAAGCTTGCCGAGGAACTCCGCGCCGCGATCGACGAGGTCAAGGCTCGAGGCGCCGTCGTTCCCCGCAGGCACGAGCCCCCCACCCCCCTCGTCCAGCCACGCGGCGAACTCGCCGGCATTCTCTCCGTCGCGTATCCGAAGACGCGGCTGAGCGAGATGGTCCTCGACACGTCCGTTCGCCGGAAGCTCGACCGCGTCCTGAAGGAGCATCGGCAGTCGTCGAAGCTCCAGGCGCATGGCCTCGCACCGCGGCACCGCCTCCTCCTCGTCGGTCCGCCGGGAAGCGGGAAGACGATGACGGCCGCGGCGCTCGCCGGCGAGATGAGCCTCCCGCTGTTCACTATCCAGCTGGACGGCGTGATCACGAAGTTCATGGGCGAGACGGCCGCCAAGCTCCGGCTCGTGTTCGACGCGATTCGCACCACGCGCGGCGTGTACCTGTTCGACGAATTCGACGCGATCGGCGGTCGCCGGACGGCATCGAACGACGTTGGCGAGATCCGGCGCGTGCTCAACTCGTTCCTGCTGTTCCTCGAGCAGGAGCGGTCCGACAGCCTCGTCGTAGCGGCGACGAACCACCCCGACCTCTTGGACCGAGCGCTATTCAGACGGTTCGACGACGTCGTCGAGTACGGAGCGCCCGAGGGCGCTGCGATCGACCGCGCCATTCGCGCGAAGCTCGGCGCATTCAACATCTCCGGCCTGAGCTGGCCTCGCGTTCGCACCGCAGCACGAGGGCTCAGCTATGCCGAGATCGCGAAGGCGTGCGAGGACGCGTTGAAGGAAACGGTCCTGGCCGACGGCCGAAACGTCTCCACGCAGTCGCTCGTTGAAGCGTTTCGCGAACGACGCAGAACCCGACGAAAGTAG
- a CDS encoding S8 family peptidase codes for MAKPRIRRHLFVRDAPNTERFTSVHAGGGKPRVKAQDRGAHARDLEAELDTAAAAAEDADRPVRIDFHSEPGFELALASLDSTRPGAYELLAVRHDGDVTIATVLVERKSIKHFRKAIEEYAAKDTRKGLPAHERLIANISAIHRASVRSIWTDEGAPFPANGEAMWWEAWLRRREGAIAGFRARAVEQGLRPGPRTLAFIDRLVTTVYGTVEQMGALFEEDDALAELRRAKELSTEFLSLTPREQAEWARDLRRRVVPPGPDAPSVCLLDTGVNRGHILLEPLLDARSTLSCDEQWGANDHNGHGTEMAGLAGFGDLAPLLMSGSLVPIRHRLESVKILPPAGNNEREVYGALTQEAVARAEAANPDRARAVCLTVTTRDGRDQGKPSSWSAAIDQFAAGALDDQRRLFCVSAGNADVDDAMNYPTSNETDSIHDPGQSWNAITVGALADRVDITEPEFHGWSAVAPAGDLGPCSTTSSTWPGQRRWPIKPEILMPGGNIAINPDRTVVDATDSLSLLTTHWMPIERQFTTSGDTSAAAALAARLAARIQADYRQLWPETVRGLIVHAAEWTEAMRRRFPAKNDVEKRLRFYGFGVPDEAAAVRSADDALTLIAQNTIQPFIKEKKGKSTRFVTADMHVHRLPWPTDVLTELGERDVDLRVTLSYFIEPSPGERGWKQRHRYASHGLRFELKTATETFEQFRTRINRAARAEDEKPTSKGDQRGWTLGPDLRTAGSIHSDTWTGPAIDLARRSAIAIYPAIGWWRERHHLGRWNQKTRYSLVVSIRTPGIETDIYTPVAIQLGIPVPTEIA; via the coding sequence GTGGCCAAACCGAGAATTCGCCGACATCTCTTCGTCCGAGACGCTCCGAACACGGAGCGTTTCACGTCTGTGCACGCAGGTGGCGGGAAGCCGCGGGTCAAGGCACAGGATCGCGGCGCTCACGCGCGCGATCTGGAGGCGGAGCTCGATACCGCCGCTGCTGCGGCGGAAGACGCCGACCGACCGGTCAGGATCGACTTTCATAGCGAACCCGGCTTCGAGCTTGCCCTCGCGAGCCTCGACTCGACGCGGCCTGGCGCGTACGAGCTGCTGGCCGTTCGGCACGATGGTGACGTGACAATCGCGACGGTCCTGGTCGAACGAAAGAGCATCAAGCACTTCCGAAAGGCGATTGAGGAATACGCGGCGAAGGACACGCGGAAGGGCCTACCGGCGCACGAGCGGCTGATCGCGAACATCTCGGCGATTCACCGCGCATCCGTGCGGTCCATCTGGACGGATGAAGGCGCGCCGTTCCCAGCTAACGGGGAGGCGATGTGGTGGGAAGCGTGGCTCCGCCGACGTGAGGGAGCGATCGCCGGTTTCAGGGCTCGCGCCGTCGAGCAGGGACTGCGGCCCGGTCCTCGAACGCTGGCCTTCATCGACCGGCTCGTCACCACCGTGTACGGCACGGTCGAGCAGATGGGAGCTCTGTTCGAGGAGGACGACGCCCTCGCGGAGCTCAGACGCGCGAAGGAACTCTCAACGGAGTTCTTAAGCCTCACGCCCCGGGAACAAGCTGAGTGGGCGCGAGATCTTCGGCGCAGGGTGGTCCCCCCAGGACCCGATGCGCCTTCCGTGTGCCTCCTCGATACGGGCGTCAATCGGGGGCACATCCTCTTGGAGCCGCTCCTCGATGCGAGGTCCACGCTGTCCTGCGACGAACAATGGGGCGCGAACGACCACAATGGCCACGGGACGGAGATGGCGGGCCTGGCCGGGTTCGGAGACCTCGCACCGCTTCTGATGTCTGGCAGCCTCGTTCCAATCCGTCACCGGCTCGAGAGCGTGAAGATCCTTCCTCCCGCCGGGAACAACGAACGCGAAGTCTACGGCGCCCTCACTCAGGAGGCAGTGGCACGCGCAGAGGCTGCGAATCCGGACCGCGCTCGCGCCGTATGCCTCACGGTGACGACCAGGGACGGCCGCGACCAAGGAAAGCCGTCTTCCTGGTCCGCCGCGATCGATCAGTTCGCCGCGGGGGCGCTCGATGATCAGCGACGCCTGTTCTGTGTTTCGGCGGGGAACGCGGACGTCGACGACGCGATGAACTACCCGACGAGCAACGAAACCGACTCGATTCACGACCCTGGGCAGTCGTGGAACGCCATCACAGTGGGCGCGCTCGCGGACCGCGTCGATATTACAGAGCCCGAATTCCACGGCTGGTCCGCGGTGGCGCCAGCCGGTGATCTCGGACCCTGCAGCACGACCTCGTCCACGTGGCCCGGGCAGAGGCGGTGGCCGATCAAGCCCGAAATCCTGATGCCGGGCGGCAACATCGCAATCAACCCGGACCGGACCGTCGTGGATGCGACGGACAGCCTGTCGCTCCTGACGACGCACTGGATGCCCATCGAGCGGCAGTTCACGACCTCTGGCGACACGAGCGCGGCCGCTGCCTTGGCGGCGCGCTTGGCTGCGCGTATCCAAGCGGACTACCGTCAGCTCTGGCCCGAGACGGTTCGGGGCCTGATCGTCCACGCCGCCGAGTGGACCGAGGCGATGCGAAGGCGATTCCCCGCCAAGAACGACGTCGAGAAGCGGCTCAGGTTCTACGGGTTCGGTGTCCCCGACGAAGCTGCCGCGGTTCGAAGCGCGGACGATGCGCTGACGCTCATCGCCCAGAACACGATTCAGCCATTCATAAAGGAGAAGAAGGGCAAGAGCACACGGTTCGTCACCGCGGATATGCACGTTCATCGGCTGCCATGGCCGACGGACGTTCTCACCGAGCTCGGAGAGAGGGACGTGGACCTCCGTGTGACGCTCTCGTATTTCATCGAGCCAAGCCCGGGTGAGCGGGGATGGAAACAGAGGCACCGGTACGCGTCGCACGGCCTCCGGTTCGAGCTTAAGACCGCCACCGAGACATTCGAGCAGTTCCGAACCCGTATCAACCGTGCGGCGCGCGCCGAGGATGAGAAACCTACGAGCAAGGGCGACCAACGGGGGTGGACGCTTGGCCCCGATCTGCGCACCGCCGGATCGATTCACTCCGACACATGGACCGGCCCGGCGATCGACCTCGCGCGCCGCAGTGCGATCGCCATCTACCCCGCGATCGGTTGGTGGCGGGAGCGGCACCATCTAGGTCGATGGAACCAGAAGACGAGGTACTCCCTCGTGGTGTCGATCCGGACACCAGGGATCGAGACCGACATCTACACCCCGGTTGCGATCCAACTCGGCATCCCCGTCCCGACCGAGATCGCGTGA
- a CDS encoding patatin-like phospholipase family protein has product MPTLREWLASGPFTLALSSGFFGFYAHAGVVRVLEEEGLLPARVLGSSAGALVGGLWAAGVPARRLCEELVALRREHFWDLRPGLGLLRGARFRARLEALAPARTFERCRVPLAVSAFDVLARRTSVIDAGELAPALHASCALPLLFHPVRIGRRLYLDGGVLDRPGLAGAVAGERVLYHHLTSRSPWRRRGSPALRIPERPRMQAIALLGVPRVSPFHLERGPEAMERAAQGMRGALARELSRE; this is encoded by the coding sequence GTGCCCACGCTCCGGGAGTGGCTCGCCTCGGGACCCTTCACCCTCGCGCTGTCGTCAGGGTTCTTCGGGTTCTACGCGCACGCGGGGGTGGTGCGGGTCCTCGAGGAGGAGGGGCTGCTCCCCGCGCGCGTGCTCGGCTCGAGCGCGGGCGCGCTCGTGGGAGGGCTCTGGGCGGCCGGGGTCCCGGCGCGCCGGCTCTGCGAGGAGCTCGTGGCGCTGCGCCGCGAGCACTTCTGGGATCTCCGCCCCGGGCTCGGGCTCCTGCGCGGAGCGCGGTTCCGCGCGCGGCTCGAGGCGCTCGCTCCCGCGAGGACGTTCGAGCGGTGCCGCGTTCCGCTCGCCGTGTCGGCGTTCGACGTCCTCGCGAGGCGCACCTCCGTCATCGACGCCGGGGAGCTCGCTCCGGCGCTTCACGCATCCTGCGCGCTGCCGCTCCTGTTCCACCCGGTGCGGATCGGGAGGCGCCTGTACCTGGACGGCGGCGTCCTGGACCGCCCCGGGCTCGCCGGCGCGGTCGCCGGGGAGCGCGTCCTCTACCATCACCTCACCTCGCGCTCGCCGTGGCGCCGGAGGGGCAGCCCCGCGCTCCGCATCCCCGAGCGCCCGCGCATGCAGGCCATCGCGCTCCTGGGGGTCCCGCGGGTGAGCCCGTTCCACCTGGAGCGCGGCCCCGAGGCGATGGAGCGCGCGGCGCAGGGCATGCGGGGCGCGCTCGCGCGCGAGCTGTCGCGGGAGTGA